One Rhinopithecus roxellana isolate Shanxi Qingling chromosome 7, ASM756505v1, whole genome shotgun sequence DNA segment encodes these proteins:
- the GEMIN8 gene encoding gem-associated protein 8 isoform X1, with the protein MAAAKASTSKATRPWYSHPVYARYWQHYHQAMAWMQSHHNAYRKAVESCFSLPWYFPPALLPQSSYDNQAAYPQSFYDHHLAWQDYPCSSSHFGRSGQHPHYSSRIQASTREDQALSKEEEMETESDAEVECDLSNMEITEELRQYFAETERHREERRRQQQLDAERLDSYVNADHDLYCNTRRSIEAPTERPGERRQAEMKRLYGDSAAKIQAMEAAVQLSFDKHCDRKQPKYWPVIPLKF; encoded by the exons ATGGCAGCGGCGaag GCATCAACATCGAAAGCTACCAGGCCTTGGTATTCTCATCCGGTATATGCAAGATACTGGCAACATTATCATCAAGCAATGGCTTGGATGCAAAGCCATCACAATGCCTACAGGAAGGCCGTGGAATCCTGTTTCAGTCTTCCATGGTACTTCCCTCCTGCACTTCTTCCCCAAAGCTCTTACGATAACCAGGCTGCGTATCCTCAGTCCTTCTATGACCATCATCTGGCCTGGCAGGACTACCCCTGCAGTTCTTCACATTTCGGAAGGTCTGGGCAGCATCCACATTACAGCAGTAGGATCCAGGCATCCACAAGGGAAGACCAAGCTTTGTCCAAAGAGGAAGAGATGGAGACCGAGTCAGATGCAGAGGTAGAATGTGACTTGAGCAATATGGAAATCACCGAAGAGCTCCGCCAATACTTTGCAGAGACTGAGAGGCACAGAGAAGAACGAC GGCGGCAGCAGCAGCTGGATGCAGAGCGCCTGGACAGCTACGTAAACGCTGATCACGACCTGTACTGCAACACCCGCCGGTCGATAGAAGCCCCGACTGAGAGGCCTGGTGAGCGGCGCCAGGCCGAGATGAAGCGTTTGTACGGGGACAGTGCTGCCAAGATCCAGGccatggaggctgcagtgcagctgAGCTTTGACAAGCACTGTGACCGAAAACAACCCAAGTACTGGCCGGTCATCCCCCTGAAGTTCTGA
- the GEMIN8 gene encoding gem-associated protein 8 isoform X2 — MAWMQSHHNAYRKAVESCFSLPWYFPPALLPQSSYDNQAAYPQSFYDHHLAWQDYPCSSSHFGRSGQHPHYSSRIQASTREDQALSKEEEMETESDAEVECDLSNMEITEELRQYFAETERHREERRRQQQLDAERLDSYVNADHDLYCNTRRSIEAPTERPGERRQAEMKRLYGDSAAKIQAMEAAVQLSFDKHCDRKQPKYWPVIPLKF, encoded by the exons ATGGCTTGGATGCAAAGCCATCACAATGCCTACAGGAAGGCCGTGGAATCCTGTTTCAGTCTTCCATGGTACTTCCCTCCTGCACTTCTTCCCCAAAGCTCTTACGATAACCAGGCTGCGTATCCTCAGTCCTTCTATGACCATCATCTGGCCTGGCAGGACTACCCCTGCAGTTCTTCACATTTCGGAAGGTCTGGGCAGCATCCACATTACAGCAGTAGGATCCAGGCATCCACAAGGGAAGACCAAGCTTTGTCCAAAGAGGAAGAGATGGAGACCGAGTCAGATGCAGAGGTAGAATGTGACTTGAGCAATATGGAAATCACCGAAGAGCTCCGCCAATACTTTGCAGAGACTGAGAGGCACAGAGAAGAACGAC GGCGGCAGCAGCAGCTGGATGCAGAGCGCCTGGACAGCTACGTAAACGCTGATCACGACCTGTACTGCAACACCCGCCGGTCGATAGAAGCCCCGACTGAGAGGCCTGGTGAGCGGCGCCAGGCCGAGATGAAGCGTTTGTACGGGGACAGTGCTGCCAAGATCCAGGccatggaggctgcagtgcagctgAGCTTTGACAAGCACTGTGACCGAAAACAACCCAAGTACTGGCCGGTCATCCCCCTGAAGTTCTGA